Proteins from a genomic interval of Providencia stuartii:
- a CDS encoding helix-turn-helix domain-containing protein, producing the protein MILRKSDWHPADIIAALRKRGTTLAAISRHAGLSSSTLANALSRPWPKGEWIIANFLEIHPSEIWPSRYFNPITGELLERKIREKVSTSR; encoded by the coding sequence ATGATCTTACGGAAATCGGATTGGCATCCAGCAGATATAATTGCCGCATTACGTAAACGCGGAACAACTCTAGCAGCAATATCTCGACATGCGGGTTTAAGCTCTTCCACACTGGCGAACGCTTTATCTCGCCCTTGGCCAAAAGGAGAATGGATTATTGCAAATTTTCTTGAAATCCACCCATCAGAAATATGGCCAAGCCGCTATTTTAATCCCATTACAGGTGAATTATTAGAAAGAAAGATAAGAGAAAAAGTATCAACATCACGCTAA
- a CDS encoding DNA-binding protein, with the protein MQKEWLTAKELVGLKGLPMTTQGINAMARRENWLCRKRRGIQGKALEYHIHSLPEGLFDSFSVYETPALYQVKHNDNAFIWQEIYYQLSPEERSAILAFIMREGVIALVDLINKK; encoded by the coding sequence ATGCAAAAAGAGTGGTTAACAGCGAAAGAGTTAGTTGGTTTAAAGGGACTGCCAATGACAACTCAGGGGATAAATGCGATGGCTCGTCGGGAAAACTGGCTATGCCGCAAACGGCGAGGTATTCAAGGAAAGGCGTTGGAATATCATATTCATAGTTTACCTGAAGGTTTATTTGATTCCTTTTCTGTTTATGAGACGCCTGCATTATATCAAGTAAAACATAATGATAATGCATTTATTTGGCAGGAAATATATTACCAACTTTCACCGGAAGAGCGCAGCGCCATTTTGGCATTTATTATGCGCGAAGGGGTAATAGCATTAGTGGATTTAATAAATAAAAAATGA
- a CDS encoding DNA-binding protein: MKKMWFTAKELAGLEGLPTSPQGVNLMARREGWKNRRKRGVQGKAVEYHLDSLPGEIQGQLSLAEPSVGYQSQRMDALQIWTGAYYQLTEAERNKIVKYILRYGLSSLLARIEQEEKGEE; encoded by the coding sequence ATGAAAAAAATGTGGTTCACTGCGAAAGAATTAGCAGGTTTAGAAGGCTTACCAACTTCCCCCCAAGGCGTTAATTTAATGGCGAGAAGGGAAGGATGGAAAAATCGTCGTAAGCGTGGTGTTCAAGGTAAAGCTGTAGAATATCATTTAGATAGCTTGCCTGGAGAAATACAGGGTCAACTGAGTCTTGCGGAACCCTCTGTGGGGTATCAAAGCCAAAGGATGGATGCTTTACAAATATGGACGGGCGCGTATTACCAACTGACAGAGGCTGAGCGCAATAAAATCGTTAAATATATTTTGCGCTATGGTTTATCATCATTGCTCGCTCGAATAGAACAAGAAGAA